A window of Nitrososphaerota archaeon genomic DNA:
CACACGGATCGCTTACTAAAGCCGGGAAGGTCAGGTCTCAGACACCTAAGATAGAAGCTAGACCAAGAACCTCTCCTATCCCCAAGTATAGGAATAGAAGGACGTTCGTTAAACGGTATGTACTCAAGAGGCAGCCTGGACAAAACTGGATTCAACCCTAAGCCGCAGCCACCATTTTAGCGTTTTCCTTCTTATCTAACATCTTGACGAGTTCCTCATGAGCTATAGATTGTCAGCTTTTGAACTGTTTTTAAGCGAGGCTCTTCAGATCTTTTGTGCTGGTTAATAATGTAAAGAGGAGGTTTAAGTCCACCCTTATGACATTCAGCACCGTTTCGGTAAATCTACAAGGCACCCTTATTTTGAGGCACGTAAGTGCTTTGATCAGATATGTCTTTATGAATCGGTGTTGCATCCTCCATAGAGTGATTCTCTTTGTTGGCTCCTCGATTTCCTTCTTTATTAAGCGGGCTGTGAAAGCCAGCATGGTTGCTGGGTGATCTGGTTGGATGTTAGTCGGCTCGTAACCGCTGTTAGCGTAGAAGTCTATTAATGCCTTCAGATACCCTCCAACCATCACTTCGCTCCCTAAGCATTCGCGTGCTAGAGGTGTCTTCACGCCTCTGCCTAGGAAGTCTTTGATGCTTTCTTCGTCTATGCCGATGGAAGCTAGATCTTTAGCGGCCTCAGCAACGTATGTGAGCTCTTTCTGCTCTTTGGCTAAGATAATGTAGGATAGGGAGGCGTAGATTCTGTAGCGCCCTGTTGCGGCTGCTTCGAGCACCCTCACCATATTGCTTGAGTGAACTCTATCTTCTCGGATTTATCTGTCTTGGATATTCTTGCTGGTGTGTAGAAGTAGACTTGTGAAGCGCCTAGCCAAGATAGTAGCGGCCAAGAGCCCAGTGAGGGGTCGGTTGAGGAAACTGGGTTCGGTGTTATTCCATTAAACCTCCACTCATCGTAGGATAGGCCTGTTTCGTAATATGCTGCTTGCGACTTAGTAAACAGGATCTTCTTCACAACCTCAGGAAGCTTCTCCACAGGGTTGACGGCTTCTTTAGGAAGCGTTACTTCTGCGGGTAGATCATCGATCAGCCTCTGTAGCTCTACACTTCTGAAGTATTTTGGTTTAGTTACGATGTTTTCAACCCACCTACCCATCCCTACAGGTATCGCTATAACACCCTTGGCTACTGTAGGCTCGACTAGGACTGGTGTTTCGAGCGTGCCTGTAGGTGTTTCAATCTTCACAACGTTCCCGCTAACCAACCCTAGCTTGGCGGCGTCTTCTGGGTGGATTATGGCGAAGTTTCTTGGCATAATCTGCTTGAGCCAGTAGTAGAATTGGCTGCGGTGCTTTGTGAAGAGCGGGCTTCCGTTAGGGACTATCAGCATCGGGTACTCTGATTCGCTCCATATTCTGCGGAGCGGTGTACCGGGCAGCCACCTATCTTCAGATTGAATCGAGGTTGGTGCGTAGGTTGAGGGCTCAAAGTATCTTGGTCCACCGTAGAATCGTTTACCGGTTATGCTGTTTCTTGTCTGTGCTAGCTTTTCGTCCCAGAATTCGAGTAGGGTTCTCGGTGGTGTGCGCTTAACGAACCCCTTTTCATCGTAGGATTCTTTGTAGGTTGTGAACACGCCTCCTCTAGCCAGCACATACGCAACATAAGGCCATTCGTCTGGTATGATGTCTTTGTATTGGGCTATCGGGTAGTTTTCTTCTACGAACTTCATATCCTCCCCAGATATTTCGCTTGGTACGATCTTCCTCCGCACAGCGTCCATAGCGGCGTTAGCGTAGACTCGCATGATATAGTCCCATAGGCTGTTCAGCGGGAAGCTCTTACCCTCATACTTCGTCCCCTTAACACCCTTTATCCCACCTTCACCGAAGCCTGGCATACCTAGGCTCTTGGCGAGGTCGATGAGGAACTCCCACATTGACGCATATCTAACTCTACCAGATTGGTCTCTTCCTATTTCGTCTGTTAGGGGCGGTATAACCATGGTTCTCCAGCTTTCAGCTAAGGTGACTCCGGCGCTGGAGGCGTAGAGGTATTGGACACCTAAGGTTCCTGTTTCTAGGTAGGTTGTGTCTGGGACGATGTAGTCGGCGTAAAGGAATGTCTCGTTTATGGATGTGGTTACGGCGACGAAGAGCGGCAGCTTAGATGTATCCTTGAGCACTTCTATGAACTTCAGACCGTAGTTGGCTGAGATAACGGGGTTAGCGTAGTAAAGGAATAGGGCTCTGATCGGATACGGGTAGGCTTCTGAGATGCCAGCAAAGAGCTCGGTGTAGCTCTCCTCTGGCGTAAGCGGGTACCAAGGTCTTTTAGCTGGGTATGGTGATGAACCAGACTTGCTCCTCAACCAGTATTCAAGCGTGCTCTCATAAGAGGCTCCGTGGCGGTCTATAGGCGGACCAAATCTGACCGGTTCGCCGAAGCCTGATGCGCCTACATTATAGAGGTAGCCGTTGTAGTTCGTGGTTGATGCTCTGCCCATCAACCCTCCTTTGGCGAAGTAGTTCCCGATCAGCAAGTCAAGGGCTCTGTAGCACCAAACAGTGTACTCTGCGTTAGGCTGCATAGCGACGCCCCTGTGGATATAGGTTGAGGCAGCCCTTCCTACGCTTGTGAAAGCCTCGGCCATGCGTACTATTGTTTGAACTGGTACGTTGCAGATCTTGCTCCACTCTTCTAGGCTTCTGCTTGATGCTTCGTCATAGAGTATCTTGAGCGCCGTCTTAACCTCGACTTCTTCGCCAGATGCAAGCTTTACTCTACCACTATAGAGTAGCTCAGCCTCCTTTACATCGGTGTGTACCTTAAGCCCATCTGAATACACAACATACTTTGCTGCGTCGCCTAAGCCCACATCACTAGCCCTAAGGAATGTCCCTTCTTTAGCGTGCCCTTTCTCAGTTATCACAAGCCAAGTAGCGTTTGTGTACACTATCTCGCCTTTAGATTTGGCTGCCTCCTCGCTCGGCGACTCCAAGAACGCCTTATTGAAACGTTTGTTGTCGATGATCCACTTTATCATGGCTAGGACTAGAGCTGCGTCTGTGCCGGGCTTAATTGGGACCCACTCGAAGTTTCCGCCACAATCCCCTCTTGGAGCAACGGGGTTTACGTAGAAGACCTTCAACTCACCTTTTGCTGCTCTCTCTATGATCATACCTTGCCCAGTAGCGCCTGGATGTAGTCTACCTATCTGCGCCCCAGCCATGATCAAAACTCTAGCGCCTCTCGCATCTGGGTTCAGATCTGCATATCCGGCGAATATCCTGTTACCACAATAGAAGCCTAGCTGGCAGGCTGAGGTGTGTCTAAGCCAGTTTACACTTCCGAAGGCGTAGGTCCAGCGCTGGTAAAACGAATCTGCGTGATCCTGCCCTCTCCCCCTCACGAAGACGAGCTGGTTCGATCTGAATCCTAAGTCCGGCATATCTGGGTTGGCTAGTATCTGATCTAGTTTGATGCCTTTTTCGCCCAGCTGCTTAGCCCACTTCTCCTTGAACCTCTCTATTTCACTCTTCAGCTCCTCTGCTGTAAGCTTCGGTGCGTTCTGCAGAATGGTGTCTACGTCCTTCTTTATTTCGCTCAGAACGCTGTTTGGATCCTGGATACCCGCTTCTTTAAGTATGCCGTATACGAAGATCTCTTTTATGCCTGGTATCTTTTCACCAGTC
This region includes:
- a CDS encoding 30S ribosomal protein S30 encodes the protein MPTHGSLTKAGKVRSQTPKIEARPRTSPIPKYRNRRTFVKRYVLKRQPGQNWIQP
- a CDS encoding molybdopterin-dependent oxidoreductase translates to MVSRRSFVKGVIGLAAAGTFAAGYASVIDRIIKPTYTPIKPDPSIDEGAKVVYSSCLGCNVRCGIRAKVVERDGVSVVERIEGNPYHPYNRVVDPSSQYTRLDPLPYNTPARESLRYVGTLCARGQDGIHYLYDPYRIKSPLKRAGPRGSGKWKAISWEQLIKEVVEGGVVEETGEKIPGIKEIFVYGILKEAGIQDPNSVLSEIKKDVDTILQNAPKLTAEELKSEIERFKEKWAKQLGEKGIKLDQILANPDMPDLGFRSNQLVFVRGRGQDHADSFYQRWTYAFGSVNWLRHTSACQLGFYCGNRIFAGYADLNPDARGARVLIMAGAQIGRLHPGATGQGMIIERAAKGELKVFYVNPVAPRGDCGGNFEWVPIKPGTDAALVLAMIKWIIDNKRFNKAFLESPSEEAAKSKGEIVYTNATWLVITEKGHAKEGTFLRASDVGLGDAAKYVVYSDGLKVHTDVKEAELLYSGRVKLASGEEVEVKTALKILYDEASSRSLEEWSKICNVPVQTIVRMAEAFTSVGRAASTYIHRGVAMQPNAEYTVWCYRALDLLIGNYFAKGGLMGRASTTNYNGYLYNVGASGFGEPVRFGPPIDRHGASYESTLEYWLRSKSGSSPYPAKRPWYPLTPEESYTELFAGISEAYPYPIRALFLYYANPVISANYGLKFIEVLKDTSKLPLFVAVTTSINETFLYADYIVPDTTYLETGTLGVQYLYASSAGVTLAESWRTMVIPPLTDEIGRDQSGRVRYASMWEFLIDLAKSLGMPGFGEGGIKGVKGTKYEGKSFPLNSLWDYIMRVYANAAMDAVRRKIVPSEISGEDMKFVEENYPIAQYKDIIPDEWPYVAYVLARGGVFTTYKESYDEKGFVKRTPPRTLLEFWDEKLAQTRNSITGKRFYGGPRYFEPSTYAPTSIQSEDRWLPGTPLRRIWSESEYPMLIVPNGSPLFTKHRSQFYYWLKQIMPRNFAIIHPEDAAKLGLVSGNVVKIETPTGTLETPVLVEPTVAKGVIAIPVGMGRWVENIVTKPKYFRSVELQRLIDDLPAEVTLPKEAVNPVEKLPEVVKKILFTKSQAAYYETGLSYDEWRFNGITPNPVSSTDPSLGSWPLLSWLGASQVYFYTPARISKTDKSEKIEFTQAIW